One genomic region from Pseudoduganella dura encodes:
- a CDS encoding GNAT family N-acetyltransferase has protein sequence MPRLNLFRNPLHKWLGRPEPRPTIPIKELRERDRRRMVRHFLQIEGRDRLLRFGSHLSDEQVTKYVDSIDFGRDIVFGVYNRVFRLVAVGHLGFAERQPEKDGMTEKDRVAEFGVSVLKSARGLGIGSKLFERAAIVCRNHDVDTLTMHCLSSNQIMMHIAKKAGMEIHRDYGEADAYLKLGPADPSSVLQEAMQEQLATIDYALKANVRRAVKLLDLLPRRKK, from the coding sequence ATGCCCCGCCTGAACCTGTTCCGCAACCCGCTGCACAAGTGGCTGGGCCGCCCCGAGCCGCGGCCGACGATTCCCATCAAGGAACTGCGCGAACGGGACCGCCGCCGCATGGTGCGCCACTTCCTGCAGATCGAAGGGCGCGACCGGCTGCTGCGCTTCGGCTCGCACCTGTCGGACGAGCAGGTGACGAAATACGTCGACAGCATCGACTTCGGGCGCGACATCGTGTTCGGCGTCTACAACCGCGTGTTCCGCCTCGTTGCCGTGGGGCACCTGGGATTCGCGGAGCGGCAGCCGGAAAAGGATGGCATGACGGAGAAGGACCGCGTGGCAGAATTCGGCGTCTCGGTATTGAAATCGGCGCGCGGGCTGGGCATCGGCTCGAAGCTGTTCGAGCGCGCCGCGATCGTGTGCCGCAACCACGATGTCGACACGCTGACAATGCACTGCCTGTCGTCGAACCAGATCATGATGCACATCGCGAAGAAGGCGGGGATGGAAATCCACCGCGACTACGGCGAGGCGGATGCCTACCTGAAGCTGGGCCCGGCCGATCCTTCCAGCGTGCTGCAGGAAGCGATGCAGGAGCAGCTGGCCACGATCGATTACGCCTTGAAGGCCAATGTGCGGCGCGCCGTCAAGCTGCTCGACCTGCTGCCGCGGCGAAAGAAGTAA
- a CDS encoding multifunctional CCA addition/repair protein, with protein sequence MKTFVVGGAVRDTLLGLPVKDHDHVVVGATPEQMVRQGFRAVGKDFPVFLHPDTHEEYALARTERKTAPGYTGFVFHTAPDVTLEQDLVRRDLTINAIARAEDGTLTDPFDGQGDIARRVFRHVSDAFAEDPVRILRVARFAARYADFMVAPETNALMRRMVDEGEVDALVPERVWQELSRGLMERRPSRMLQVLRDCGALARIVPELDRLWGVPQPEQWHPEIDTGIHMEQVADYAAAQGYDLPVRFAALLHDLGKGATPPDRWPAHHGHEGLGAALVKDVCARLKVPTECRDLAVLAAREHGNVSRALELRCNTIVKLFERSDGFRKPARFVQLLQVSECDARGREGAARSFRDAPFPQRDYLERALAAARGINAGEIALACGDQPGRIPDMVREARVRAVRQALARHDEPDDPGGEG encoded by the coding sequence ATGAAGACTTTCGTCGTTGGCGGTGCCGTCCGCGACACGCTGCTGGGACTGCCCGTCAAGGACCATGACCACGTGGTCGTCGGCGCCACGCCGGAACAGATGGTGCGGCAGGGCTTTCGCGCCGTGGGCAAGGATTTTCCGGTATTCCTGCACCCGGACACGCACGAGGAATACGCGCTGGCCCGCACCGAGCGCAAGACCGCGCCCGGCTACACGGGCTTCGTGTTCCACACGGCGCCCGACGTGACGCTGGAGCAGGACCTGGTGCGCCGCGACCTGACGATCAACGCCATCGCCCGCGCCGAAGACGGCACGCTGACCGATCCGTTCGACGGCCAGGGCGACATCGCCCGCCGCGTGTTCCGGCACGTTTCCGATGCGTTTGCCGAAGACCCGGTGCGCATCCTGCGCGTGGCCCGCTTCGCCGCCCGCTATGCCGATTTCATGGTGGCGCCCGAAACCAACGCGCTGATGCGCCGGATGGTCGATGAGGGCGAAGTCGATGCGCTGGTGCCCGAGCGCGTGTGGCAGGAACTGTCGCGCGGCCTGATGGAAAGGCGGCCGTCGCGCATGCTGCAGGTGCTGCGCGATTGCGGCGCGCTGGCCCGTATCGTGCCGGAACTGGACCGCCTGTGGGGCGTGCCGCAGCCGGAGCAGTGGCACCCGGAAATCGATACCGGCATCCACATGGAACAAGTGGCCGACTACGCGGCCGCACAGGGCTACGACCTGCCGGTGCGCTTCGCCGCGCTGCTGCACGACCTGGGCAAGGGCGCCACGCCGCCCGACAGGTGGCCGGCCCATCACGGCCACGAAGGCCTCGGCGCCGCACTGGTCAAGGATGTCTGCGCGCGGCTGAAGGTGCCGACCGAATGCCGCGACCTGGCCGTGCTGGCGGCGCGCGAACACGGCAATGTAAGCCGGGCGCTGGAGCTGCGCTGCAACACGATTGTCAAGCTGTTCGAACGCAGCGACGGTTTCCGCAAGCCGGCGCGCTTCGTCCAGCTGCTGCAGGTGTCGGAATGCGATGCCCGCGGCCGCGAGGGCGCCGCCCGCTCGTTCCGCGACGCGCCGTTCCCGCAGCGTGATTACCTGGAGCGGGCGCTGGCCGCCGCGCGCGGCATCAATGCGGGCGAGATCGCGCTGGCCTGTGGCGATCAGCCCGGGCGCATTCCGGACATGGTGCGCGAAGCCCGCGTGCGCGCGGTACGCCAGGCACTGGCCCGGCACGACGAACCGGACGACCCGGGCGGGGAGGGCTGA
- a CDS encoding glutathione S-transferase family protein, with product MQTIDLDPTLSQTLAAAREPGLTLVIGNKNLSSWSMRPWVAMTAFGIPFTEVRVKLDLPGTSGNIARYTHSGRVPVLLAGDMTIWDSLAICEYLAEQFPDKHLWPQDVAARATARSICAEMHSSFASLRSTLPMNITARLPGQGRTPDTQADIGRVSEIWEECLCRFGHNEYLFGDFSLADAFFAPVVTRFNTYGVALPPALSAYCERITRHPAVARWIEEAHAEVSNSADEGADGE from the coding sequence ATGCAAACGATCGATCTCGACCCTACCCTGAGCCAGACCCTGGCCGCCGCCCGCGAGCCGGGCCTTACCCTCGTCATCGGCAACAAGAATCTTTCTTCCTGGTCGATGCGGCCCTGGGTGGCAATGACCGCCTTCGGCATTCCGTTCACCGAGGTGCGCGTGAAGCTCGACCTGCCGGGCACTTCCGGCAATATCGCCCGCTACACGCACAGCGGCCGCGTGCCCGTGCTGCTGGCCGGCGACATGACGATCTGGGACAGCCTGGCGATCTGCGAATACCTGGCCGAGCAGTTCCCCGACAAGCACCTGTGGCCGCAGGACGTGGCGGCGCGCGCCACGGCGCGTTCCATTTGCGCCGAAATGCACTCGAGCTTCGCGAGCCTGCGCAGCACGCTGCCGATGAACATCACCGCCCGCCTGCCGGGCCAGGGCCGCACCCCGGACACGCAGGCCGATATCGGCCGCGTCAGCGAAATCTGGGAAGAGTGCCTGTGCCGCTTCGGCCACAACGAGTACCTGTTCGGCGACTTTTCGCTGGCGGACGCGTTCTTCGCGCCGGTCGTCACGCGCTTCAACACCTATGGCGTGGCGCTGCCGCCGGCATTGTCGGCCTATTGCGAACGGATCACGCGGCATCCCGCCGTGGCGCGCTGGATCGAGGAGGCGCATGCAGAAGTGAGCAACAGCGCGGACGAAGGCGCGGACGGCGAATGA